A region from the Carassius carassius chromosome 33, fCarCar2.1, whole genome shotgun sequence genome encodes:
- the si:rp71-1d10.8 gene encoding uncharacterized protein si:rp71-1d10.8, with product MEMQSAFKGRKGLKMNQWSEERMKAAIDEYKAQAESGQKPALRLLSRKWNVPKTTLQRRVKGLVEGSEHASGRKPFIPVESERELARLLASLSERGFSLRKTDVQSLAFEFAKINGIRGFSEEKQKAGYYWFEGFMKRNPGLKIKKPETASPATRVNEEELGKWFTTYKITLDALGIKDIPSHIWKCDVSGIQDVFSSHQSVEEREDPCIQITTEEETASTILAAFNASGVFAPPLIISKGIKVRNDCMNENMCMRASDGGWITAELFLEWGEMFVAQLPKDDSRPHLLLLDGQSSHVFNLSFLNLMKKNDVEVICYPAPQPALCRSLKLNWCEASRKWNQQCVGMKLAEAHYCSVFMEAWKKTATVERAKDVFRATGMFPINEFTSIGHESTTPSTEDAAHCSTESSSDEPPAVEVASFKDFVVIQKSHRGVKTVPYLQRNSEYLLYDEHLKQKNELNKAAASYKCRGCFINHGSVADPRASEAWIRCSNCKACYHESCAEEDGIYEWVHDGDADKRLN from the coding sequence atggaaatgcaaagtgcGTTTAAAGGAAGAAAGGGTCTAAAGATGAATCAGTGGAGTGAGGAGCGAATGAAAGCTGCAATAGACGAGTATAAAGCACAGGCTGAGTCCGGGCAGAAGCCTGCACTACGATTGCTGTCAAGGAAGTGGAACGTGCCGAAAACGACCCTTCAGAGACGCGTGAAAGGCCTCGTCGAGGGATCCGAGCATGCATCTGGAAGAAAGCCATTCATCCCTGTTGAATCTGAGCGGGAGTTAGCGCGCCTTCTCGCCTCGCTTTCAGAGAGAGGCTTCTCATTGAGGAAGACTGATGTCCAGTCTCTTGCTTTCGAGTTCGCCAAGATAAATGGCATCCGAGGGTtttcagaagagaagcaaaaggCGGGCTATTACTGGTTTGAGGGCTTTATGAAGCGAAACCCCGGGCTGAAAATAAAGAAACCTGAGACCGCATCACCAGCTACAAGAGTGAATGAAGAAGAGCTGGGAAAATGGTTCACAACTTACAAAATCACCCTGGATGCTTTGGGAATCAAAGACATCCCTTCACATATTTGGAAGTGTGATGTATCAGGAATACAAGATGTGTTCTCCTCTCATCAATCTGTCGAGGAAAGAGAAGATCCCTGCATTCAGATCACAACCGAGGAGGAAACGGCCTCAACTATACTAGCAGCATTCAACGCCAGTGGTGTGTTTGCTCCTCCACTTATCATTTCTAAAGGAATTAAGGTGAGAAATGACTGCATGAATGAAAACATGTGCATGAGAGCGTCAGATGGTGGCTGGATAACAGCAGAGCTGTTCCTTGAGTGGGGGGAAATGTTTGTGGCACAGCTCCCGAAAGATGACTCCAGGCCCCACCTTCTCCTCCTCGATGGCCAAAGCAGCCACGTCTTCAACctcagcttcctcaatctcatgAAGAAGAACGATGTGGAGGTCATATGCTATCCTGCACCGCAGCCAGCTCTGTGTAGGAGCCTCAAACTCAACTGGTGTGAAGCGAGTCGCAAGTGGAATCAGCAGTGTGTGGGAATGAAGTTGGCCGAAGCACATTATTGTTCTGTTTTCATGGAAGCGTGGAAGAAAACTGCCACTGTGGAAAGAGCCAAGGATGTGTTCAGAGCAACAGGGATGTTCCCGATAAATGAGTTTACCTCCATTGGGCATGAAAGCACCACGCCATCCACCGAAGACGCTGCACATTGCAGCACCGAGAGCAGCTCTGATGAGCCTCCAGCTGTTGAAGTGGCATCCTTCAAAGACTTTGTGGTCATACAAAAGAGTCACAGGGGTGTAAAGACAGTACCATATTTACAAAGAAACTCAGAATACCTTCTTTATGatgaacatttaaaacaaaaaaatgaactgaATAAAGCAGCCGCCTCCTATAAATGCAGGGGCTGCTTCATAAACCACGGCTCGGTCGCCGATCCGAGAGCTTCTGAAGCGTGGATCAGATGCAGCAACTGTAAGGCCTGCTACCACGAGTCTTGTGCGGAAGAGGATGGGATATATGAATGGGTTCATGATGGAGACGCAGATAAGCGATTAAACTGA